In Dermacentor andersoni chromosome 4, qqDerAnde1_hic_scaffold, whole genome shotgun sequence, the following proteins share a genomic window:
- the LOC140217255 gene encoding uncharacterized protein, whose protein sequence is MSSVGAASAAQQGRGTRSFASEDPEYQVLLPQLPTGRIVLNTVFLHADVRARPYRVEHFRDALASLGLLADVIALGAYQMSHVWAVTFKSDEGVKKLSSAKNLKVNEHRCIVVDPANQAVRLKLHWMLHNVSDEDIRTALLPFGKVTDVFHEKWRVQGVQDKASSTRAVSLVLKTGMTVEDLPHQLRVAGEQTLVVVPGRAPLCLKCRNTEHVRRDCRVPRCAVCRRYGHQDTECVKTYASVAGPALREDVADLLMDEADVDEASRVLVPPADRVATPSVPVAKSTKVVNVLPTGPKDAVQRACDEGAKEESAVKSATAEEAATEHGPATPLMDVEESSASNAAMKRARDSTGNLDGNLDGNLDNGAKDEPPPKAQAGRRVPVRLKPNIPPDRRPAAKPPK, encoded by the coding sequence ATGAGCTCCgtaggagcggcttcagcggcccagcagggccgcggTACCAGGAGTTTTGCCTCAGAAGACCCGGAATACCAAGTTTTGCTGCCTCAATTGCCGACAGGTCGGAtagttttaaatacagtttttctgCATGCGGATGTGCGTGCCAGGCCGTATCGTGTGGAACATTTCCGAGATGCGTTGGCTAGCTTAGGCCTACTTGCTGATGTCATCGCCCTAGGGGCGTATCAGATGAGCCACGTTTGGGCGGTTACTTTCAAGAGTGACGAAGGCGTGAAAAAGCTTTCAAGCGCCAAGAACCTCAAGGTGAATGAACATCGGTGCATTGTCGTTGATCCAGCCAATCAGGCCGTGCGGCTGAAGCTGCATTGGATGCTCCATAACGTGTCGGACGAGGATATACGAACAGCCCTGTTACCGTTCGGAAAGGTCACGGACGTTTTCCATGAAAAGTGGCGTGTTCAAGGAGTTCAAGACAAAGCATCGTCGACACGGGCGGTGTCCCTGGTACTGAAGACGGGTATGACCGTAGAAGACCTGCCCCATCAACTTCGTGtagctggtgagcagaccctagTTGTGGTACCGGGCAGAGCACCCCTTTGCCTGAAGTGCCGAAACACCGAACATGTCCGACGTGACTGCCGCGTCCCGAGATGTGCAGTATGCCGTCGCTACGGCCACCAGGATACGGAATGTGTTAagacttacgcatccgtcgcagGACCTGCGCTTCGAGAGGACGTGGCTGACCTGTTAATGGACGAGGCTGACGTTGATGAGGCTTCCCGCGTGCTAGTACCACCGGCGGACAGAGTTGCAACACCTTCTGTGCCGGTTGCTAAATCCACGAAGGTGGTAAATGTGCTGCCTACGGGCCCGAAAGATGCAGTGCAAAGGGCATGCGACGAAGGAGCCAAAGAAGAATCGGCCGTAAAATCCGCCACTGCCGAGGAGGCCGCCACGGAGCACGGACCGGCAACTCCCTTGATGGACGTCGAAGAATCGAGTGCAAGCAATGCGGCTATGAAAAGAGCGAGGGACTCGACCGGAAACCTGGACGGCAACCTGGACGGCAACCTTGACAACGGGGCCAAAGACGAGCCGCCGCCAAAAGCGCAGGCGGGTCGTCGTGTGCCCGTGCGCCTGAAGCCAAACATCCCGCCGGACAGACGGCCGGCGGCAAAACCGCCTAAGTAG
- the LOC126530406 gene encoding uncharacterized protein, protein MSSVGAASAAQQGRCTRSFASEDPEYQVLLPQLPTGRIVLNTVFLHADVRARPYRVEHFRDALASLGLLADVIALGAYQMSHVWAVTFKSDEGVKKLSSAKNLKVNEHRCIVVDPANQAVRLKLHWMLHNVSDEDIRTALLPFGKVTDVFHEKWSVQGVQDKASSTRAVSLVLKTGMTVEDLPHQLRVAGEQTLVVVPGRAPLCLKCRNTGHVRRDCRVPRCAVCRRYGHQDTECVKTYASVAGPALREDVADLLMDEADVDEASRVLVPPADRVATPSVPVAKSTMVVNVLPTGPKDAVQRACDEGAKEESAVKSATAEEAATEHGPATPLMDVEESSASNAAMKRARDSTGNLDGNLDGNLDNGAKDEPPPKAQAGRRVPVRLKPNIPPDRRPAAKPPK, encoded by the coding sequence ATGAGCTCCGTAGGAGCAGCTTCagcggcccagcagggccgcTGTACCAGGAGTTTTGCCTCAGAAGACCCGGAATACCAAGTTTTGCTGCCTCAATTGCCGACAGGTCGGAtagttttaaatacagtttttctgCATGCGGATGTGCGTGCCAGGCCGTATCGTGTGGAACATTTCCGAGATGCGTTGGCTAGCTTAGGCCTACTTGCTGATGTCATCGCCCTAGGGGCGTATCAGATGAGCCACGTTTGGGCGGTTACTTTCAAGAGTGACGAAGGCGTGAAAAAGCTTTCAAGCGCCAAGAACCTCAAGGTGAATGAACATCGGTGCATTGTCGTTGATCCAGCCAATCAGGCCGTGCGGCTGAAGCTGCATTGGATGCTCCATAACGTGTCGGACGAGGATATACGAACAGCCCTGTTACCGTTCGGAAAGGTCACGGACGTTTTCCATGAAAAGTGGAGTGTTCAAGGAGTTCAAGACAAAGCATCGTCGACACGGGCGGTGTCCCTGGTACTGAAGACGGGTATGACCGTAGAAGACCTGCCCCATCAACTTCGTGtagctggtgagcagacccttgTTGTGGTACCGGGCAGAGCACCCCTTTGCCTGAAGTGCCGAAACACCGGACATGTCCGACGTGACTGCCGCGTCCCGAGATGTGCAGTATGCCGTCGCTACGGCCACCAGGATACGGAATGTGTTAagacttacgcatccgtcgcagGACCTGCGCTTCGAGAGGACGTGGCTGACCTGTTAATGGACGAGGCTGACGTTGATGAGGCTTCCCGCGTGCTAGTACCACCGGCGGACAGAGTTGCAACACCTTCTGTGCCGGTTGCTAAATCCACGATGGTGGTAAATGTGCTGCCTACGGGCCCGAAAGATGCAGTGCAAAGGGCATGCGACGAAGGAGCCAAAGAAGAATCGGCCGTAAAATCCGCCACTGCCGAGGAGGCCGCCACGGAGCACGGACCGGCAACTCCCTTGATGGACGTCGAAGAATCGAGTGCAAGCAATGCGGCTATGAAAAGAGCGAGAGACTCGACCGGAAACCTGGACGGCAACCTGGACGGCAACCTTGACAACGGGGCCAAAGACGAGCCGCCGCCAAAAGCGCAGGCGGGTCGTCGTGTGCCCGTGCGCCTGAAGCCAAACATCCCGCCGGACAGACGGCCGGCGGCAAAACCGCCTAAGTAG